CTCCTGCTCTTATCGATATTGGTACAGGTGCTGGTTTTCCAGGCGTTCCAGTGACAATTGCAGTGCCTAATTGCACAATTACCCTTGTCGATTCAACTCGGAAAAAAATTACTTTTCTCGACAATATATTAACTGAACTTGCTCTTACAAATGCCAAAACTCTCGTTGATAGGGCTGAAGAAATTGGTCAGCACCCCCGGCATCGACTAGCTTATGATATTGCATTGATCCGTGCTGTAGGGCCAGCCTCTGTCTGTGCAGAATATACCTTACCACTTCTCAAACAGAGAGGTTTAGCCATAATCTATCGCGGTAATTGGACAGAGGATGAAACAACTACTTTGCAGAATGCTGTAAAGCTGTTGGGTGGAAAAATTGAATTAATTGAACAATTTACAACACCCCTGAGTCACAGCATTAGGCACTGTGTGTATTTGCGGAAGATCGCCACCACACCAATTCAGTTTCCCCGTCCTATTGGTGTGCCTACTCAAAAACCTCTTTGACTAACAGTAGTAAGAGACGCAATAAAAGAGACGCGATAAATCGCCGTCTTTACAATAATCAGTCCTTCGTTCTGACGGCAATTTATCGCGGATTTGGGATCTATATATTTTTATTTCTCTCTTCGTCCCAATTTTTAAGCAAATTTACTTGCTGTTGCAAACCGCTTATTAATCTCATCCCAATTAACCACGTTCCACCAAGCATCTAAATAATCGGCGCGGCGATTTTGGTAATTGAGATAATATGCATGTTCCCATACATCATTACCCAGAATAGGATATTTACCTACACTTAAGGGACTATCTTGGTTAGCTGTAGTTGTCACTTCCAACTTGCCACCTTTGTTACGCACTAGCCAAACCCAACCACTACCAAAACGACTGGCACCAGCTTCGTTAAACTGTTTTTTAAAAGCTGCAAAACTGCCAAAATTTTGATTAATTGCGGAGGCTATATCTCCTGTGGGTTCGCCTCCACCTTTCGGCTTCATAATTTTCCAAAACATTGAGTGGTTCACATGACCACCGCCATTATTGCGTACTGTTTTGCGAATATCTTGTGGTACTTTGTCAAGTTTCTGCAATAGTTCTTCGACAGTTTTACCTTTGAGTTCTGGGTGTTTATCTAAGGCTGCATTCAGGTTTTTTACATAAGTTGCGTGGTGTTTATCGTGGTGAAATTGCATCGTTTTGGCATCGATATGTGGTTCCAGGGCTTCGTAGGCGTAAGCTAAAGGCGGTAGTTGGATCGCACCTGTTTTATCTGATGTTTTATTTGGTGTTGTTTCAGGAGTTGTTGCAGGTGTTGCAGTGTTTCCATTAGGAGATTTCTCTGCCAATGCACAAGCATCTAATGCAAAAGCACCTGCTCCTGCTGTGAGTAAAAACAACAAATGCCGTCGATTAATAGTCATATAAGTTTTTGCAGCGAATCAA
This Nostoc sp. KVJ3 DNA region includes the following protein-coding sequences:
- the rsmG gene encoding 16S rRNA (guanine(527)-N(7))-methyltransferase RsmG, with product MTNLLPEMAEIWQQTLNWQPTVQQQEQFQRLYELILEGNRQLNLTRITDPQEFWEKHLWDSLRGIVPLLSANLSSAPPALIDIGTGAGFPGVPVTIAVPNCTITLVDSTRKKITFLDNILTELALTNAKTLVDRAEEIGQHPRHRLAYDIALIRAVGPASVCAEYTLPLLKQRGLAIIYRGNWTEDETTTLQNAVKLLGGKIELIEQFTTPLSHSIRHCVYLRKIATTPIQFPRPIGVPTQKPL
- a CDS encoding superoxide dismutase, which translates into the protein MTINRRHLLFLLTAGAGAFALDACALAEKSPNGNTATPATTPETTPNKTSDKTGAIQLPPLAYAYEALEPHIDAKTMQFHHDKHHATYVKNLNAALDKHPELKGKTVEELLQKLDKVPQDIRKTVRNNGGGHVNHSMFWKIMKPKGGGEPTGDIASAINQNFGSFAAFKKQFNEAGASRFGSGWVWLVRNKGGKLEVTTTANQDSPLSVGKYPILGNDVWEHAYYLNYQNRRADYLDAWWNVVNWDEINKRFATASKFA